Proteins from a single region of Verrucosispora sp. NA02020:
- a CDS encoding ABC transporter permease: MRILRFVVRRLLQLIPVLLGVVVLTFLIVRVLPGDPVRSILGQNASEADAEAARARFGLDQPLWRQFLDYLGGLVTGDFGTSIQSGGSVGAEMALRIGPTLELVVIAVSIALVVATVLGVWSARRANSLGDHGVRIFALVGNSIPEFWLGLVLVLVGYSMLGWFPAPSGRVDPDTNLTPLTGAGLVDAALTGNGPALASAAAYLALPVLTLVVGVMAPLLRSVRASALEVLNSEAYTAAAAHGLPQRTLLYGYLLRSTLLRLPALAALVFGTAIGSTVLVEYVFSWQGFGQWALRGLLYRDYPVVQASVVVIALCYVLVFLIADVVHAILDPRVRI; encoded by the coding sequence ATGCGAATCCTTCGTTTCGTCGTCAGGCGGCTGCTCCAGCTCATCCCGGTGTTGCTCGGGGTGGTCGTCCTGACCTTCCTCATCGTCCGGGTGCTGCCCGGCGACCCGGTCCGCAGCATCCTCGGCCAGAACGCCAGCGAGGCGGACGCCGAGGCGGCCCGCGCCCGGTTCGGGTTGGACCAGCCGCTGTGGCGGCAGTTCCTCGACTACCTCGGTGGGCTGGTCACCGGCGACTTCGGCACGTCCATCCAGAGCGGCGGTTCGGTCGGCGCGGAGATGGCGCTGCGGATCGGACCCACCCTGGAGCTGGTGGTCATCGCGGTCTCCATCGCGCTGGTGGTGGCGACCGTGCTGGGGGTCTGGTCGGCCCGGCGCGCCAACAGTCTCGGCGACCACGGCGTCCGGATCTTCGCCCTGGTCGGCAACTCCATCCCGGAGTTCTGGCTGGGCCTGGTGCTCGTGCTGGTCGGCTACAGCATGCTGGGCTGGTTCCCGGCGCCCAGCGGACGGGTCGACCCGGACACGAACCTGACCCCGCTGACCGGCGCCGGCCTCGTCGACGCCGCGCTCACCGGGAACGGACCGGCGCTGGCCAGCGCCGCCGCGTACCTGGCCTTGCCGGTGCTGACCCTGGTCGTCGGCGTGATGGCACCGCTGCTGCGCAGCGTCCGGGCGTCGGCGCTGGAGGTGCTCAACTCCGAGGCGTACACCGCGGCGGCGGCGCACGGGCTGCCGCAACGGACCCTGCTCTACGGCTACCTGCTGCGCTCCACGCTGCTGCGGCTGCCGGCCCTGGCCGCGTTGGTCTTCGGCACCGCCATCGGCTCGACCGTCCTGGTCGAGTACGTCTTCTCCTGGCAGGGCTTCGGCCAGTGGGCGCTGCGCGGCCTGCTGTACCGGGACTACCCGGTGGTGCAGGCGTCCGTTGTGGTGATCGCGCTCTGCTACGTGCTGGTGTTCCTCATCGCCGACGTGGTCCACGCGATCCTCGACCCGAGAGTGAGGATCTGA
- a CDS encoding ABC transporter substrate-binding protein produces the protein MARTPGVGSSSPAFSRRGVLQLGGSFALLLATGACAANSDSNSDDSTSGGQTASTLRIAVSSYLSSWDQDFVGFDLTALMMFKNVFPYMIDYGVTTAGDSQILDTQNVTPTFAESFEPDAEQKVWTLKLRRGVTFASGNEMTAADVKWSKDRAFAAQANVAGIYRTIGLTEADQVKVVDDYTVEFHQAFPSALTRQIQAISLYVFDSEEAKKHATADDPWAKEWFAKNAPTGGYYNVAKATQGQEIELAANTGYPGPDAPKTPTIRISVVPAASNQRLQLQAGDIDIALGVSQRDIEDLRSTDGVKVISAASNRQVAIQMSVTSAPFDNVDVRKALAWAVPYEQIINNVYGGDARAAKSPVPLDMPGYDESGYPFTHDVDRARAALNAAGRASVESELVFEADNEEQQRIAVQVQSEAAKAGINLKLTPLDPATLGERRTRKNIPLQLTSGQLWVNDVEYMLATSFVKGANLNYSNYTNAEIEQIYERSHTTVEEAARNALWQRVQQILAEDVPWVVICQPNFNLPVREAVAGWVQPMDGLARLRYLTRSA, from the coding sequence ATGGCACGTACACCTGGTGTGGGCTCCTCCTCGCCCGCCTTCTCCCGTCGCGGGGTGCTGCAACTGGGCGGCAGTTTCGCGCTCCTGCTCGCCACCGGCGCCTGCGCCGCGAACAGCGACTCGAACTCGGACGACTCGACGTCCGGCGGTCAGACCGCCAGCACGCTGCGGATCGCGGTGTCGAGCTACCTGTCCAGCTGGGATCAGGACTTCGTCGGCTTCGACCTGACCGCGCTGATGATGTTCAAGAACGTCTTCCCCTACATGATCGACTACGGCGTCACCACCGCCGGTGACAGCCAGATCCTCGACACCCAGAACGTCACCCCGACCTTCGCCGAGTCCTTCGAGCCGGACGCGGAGCAGAAGGTCTGGACCTTGAAGCTGCGCCGGGGCGTCACGTTCGCCAGCGGCAACGAGATGACGGCCGCCGACGTGAAGTGGTCCAAGGACCGCGCCTTCGCCGCCCAGGCGAACGTGGCCGGCATCTACCGCACCATCGGCCTGACCGAGGCCGACCAGGTCAAGGTCGTCGACGACTACACCGTCGAGTTCCACCAGGCGTTCCCCAGCGCGCTGACCCGGCAGATCCAGGCGATCTCGCTGTACGTCTTCGACTCGGAGGAGGCCAAGAAGCACGCCACCGCCGACGACCCGTGGGCCAAGGAGTGGTTCGCCAAGAACGCCCCCACCGGCGGCTACTACAACGTCGCCAAGGCCACCCAGGGGCAGGAGATCGAGCTGGCGGCGAACACCGGCTACCCGGGTCCGGACGCGCCCAAGACGCCGACCATCCGGATCTCCGTGGTGCCCGCCGCCTCGAACCAGCGGCTGCAACTCCAGGCCGGTGACATCGACATCGCCCTCGGCGTCAGCCAGCGCGACATCGAGGACCTGCGCAGCACCGACGGCGTCAAGGTGATCTCGGCGGCCAGCAACCGCCAGGTCGCGATCCAGATGTCGGTCACCTCGGCGCCGTTCGACAACGTCGACGTCCGCAAGGCCCTGGCCTGGGCGGTGCCGTACGAGCAGATCATCAACAACGTGTACGGCGGTGACGCCCGTGCCGCCAAGAGCCCGGTGCCGCTGGACATGCCCGGGTACGACGAGAGTGGCTACCCGTTCACCCACGACGTGGACCGGGCCCGCGCCGCGTTGAACGCCGCCGGTCGGGCCTCGGTCGAGTCGGAACTGGTCTTCGAGGCCGACAACGAGGAGCAGCAGCGCATCGCGGTGCAGGTGCAGAGCGAGGCGGCGAAGGCCGGCATCAACCTCAAGCTGACCCCGCTGGACCCGGCGACCCTCGGTGAGCGGCGGACTCGCAAGAACATCCCGCTCCAGCTCACCTCCGGGCAGCTCTGGGTCAACGACGTCGAGTACATGCTCGCGACGAGCTTCGTGAAGGGCGCGAACCTCAACTACTCGAACTACACGAACGCCGAGATCGAGCAGATCTACGAGCGGTCGCACACCACCGTCGAGGAGGCCGCCCGCAACGCGCTGTGGCAGCGGGTCCAGCAGATCCTCGCCGAGGACGTGCCGTGGGTGGTGATCTGCCAGCCCAACTTCAACCTCCCGGTCCGTGAGGCGGTGGCCGGCTGGGTGCAGCCGATGGACGGCCTCGCCCGGTTGCGCTACCTGACCAGGTCGGCCTAG
- a CDS encoding alkene reductase, translating into MPTLFDPVRLGRLRLPSRIVMAPMGRGRATRDGTPLPYVADYYAQRAEAGLIVSEATNPAPRAVGHAYSVQWHTPAQTQAWTAVARAVHDAGGRIVLQIMHAGRIGHPALYGHRPLAPSPVPAAGLARTFDGPKEHPEPREMTPADITDAIEDVVRCAETAVAAGFDGVELHGANGYLVHQFLSSVTNRRTDEYGGAPHRRVRFAVELVEAVGAAVGADRVGLRLSPGFGLNDMSEPDAAEVYPALLQALRPLDLAYLHLVHGSDRDLTRVVRARWDGAVVLNPGTGHLGPEATRAAVADALAAGFDALAFGKQFLANPDLPRRLADGTAFNPPDPTTFYQGGRRGYLDYPRTDDTEGNTAPWSYSSTSSR; encoded by the coding sequence ATGCCGACGCTCTTCGATCCGGTCCGGCTGGGTCGCCTACGGCTGCCCAGCCGGATCGTGATGGCCCCGATGGGCCGCGGACGTGCCACCCGGGACGGGACTCCCCTGCCCTACGTGGCCGACTACTACGCGCAGCGGGCCGAGGCCGGACTCATCGTCAGCGAGGCGACCAACCCGGCCCCCCGGGCGGTGGGCCACGCGTACAGCGTGCAGTGGCACACCCCCGCGCAGACCCAGGCGTGGACGGCGGTGGCCCGGGCCGTCCACGACGCCGGTGGCCGCATCGTGCTCCAGATCATGCACGCCGGACGAATCGGTCATCCGGCCCTGTACGGGCACCGGCCGCTGGCGCCGTCGCCGGTGCCGGCGGCCGGGCTGGCCCGGACGTTCGACGGGCCGAAGGAACACCCTGAGCCGCGGGAGATGACACCGGCCGACATCACCGACGCGATCGAGGACGTCGTGCGGTGCGCCGAGACGGCCGTCGCCGCCGGATTCGACGGCGTGGAGCTGCACGGCGCCAACGGCTACCTGGTCCACCAGTTCCTGTCGTCGGTCACCAACCGCCGCACCGACGAGTACGGCGGCGCACCGCACCGACGGGTGCGCTTCGCCGTCGAACTGGTCGAGGCGGTCGGCGCGGCGGTCGGCGCGGACCGGGTCGGACTGCGGCTGTCGCCCGGCTTCGGGCTCAACGACATGAGCGAGCCGGACGCCGCCGAGGTGTACCCCGCCCTGCTCCAGGCGCTGCGACCGCTCGACCTGGCGTACCTGCACCTGGTGCACGGCTCCGACCGGGACCTGACCCGGGTCGTCCGGGCCCGGTGGGACGGGGCGGTGGTGCTCAACCCGGGCACCGGCCACCTCGGGCCGGAGGCCACCCGGGCGGCGGTGGCCGACGCCCTGGCCGCCGGCTTCGACGCGCTCGCCTTCGGCAAGCAGTTCCTCGCCAACCCCGACCTGCCCCGCCGTCTGGCCGACGGCACCGCGTTCAACCCGCCGGACCCGACGACCTTCTATCAGGGCGGTCGCCGGGGCTATCTCGACTACCCCCGCACCGACGACACGGAAGGGAACACCGCGCCATGGTCGTATTCGTCAACAAGCTCACGCTGA
- a CDS encoding antibiotic biosynthesis monooxygenase yields the protein MVVFVNKLTLIGAAEDLERHYASVAEYMQTRPGLIRYVLSRSQKDPSTYYNIAEWTDEESFRTALHEPEFRTRLDRLTGIIKGEPHLTEPVFQYEADRVTG from the coding sequence ATGGTCGTATTCGTCAACAAGCTCACGCTGATCGGCGCCGCCGAGGACCTCGAACGCCACTACGCCAGCGTGGCCGAGTACATGCAGACCCGTCCGGGGCTGATCCGGTACGTGCTGAGCCGCTCGCAGAAGGATCCGTCGACGTACTACAACATCGCCGAGTGGACCGACGAGGAGTCCTTCCGCACGGCGTTGCACGAGCCGGAGTTCCGGACCCGGCTGGACCGGTTGACCGGCATCATCAAGGGCGAACCGCACCTGACCGAGCCGGTCTTCCAGTACGAGGCCGACCGCGTCACCGGTTGA
- a CDS encoding SDR family NAD(P)-dependent oxidoreductase, with translation MTTPKRPGAALVTGGTSGIGLAVVETLAEQGFAVYFCARDAAQVATVVDKLRGRGLEVDGVAADVRSPDDVVRLVAGAVQRFGPVTVLVNNAGRSGGGVTAELDDTLWEDVLATNLTSVFRVTREVLRAGGMREAGWGRIVNIASTAGKQGVALAAPYTASKHGVVGFTKAVGFELAGTGVTVNAVCPGYVETPMAVRVRQGYAAHWQTTEDAVRQRFEAKIPLGRYSTPEEVAGLVGYLVTDTAASLTGQALNVCGGLGNY, from the coding sequence ATGACGACACCGAAGCGTCCCGGCGCGGCGCTGGTGACCGGCGGCACGAGCGGGATCGGGCTGGCCGTCGTGGAGACGCTGGCCGAGCAGGGCTTCGCCGTCTACTTCTGTGCCCGCGACGCGGCGCAGGTGGCCACCGTCGTCGACAAGCTGCGCGGTCGCGGCCTGGAGGTCGACGGGGTCGCGGCCGACGTACGGTCCCCGGACGACGTTGTCCGGCTGGTCGCCGGGGCGGTGCAGCGGTTCGGCCCGGTGACGGTGCTGGTGAACAATGCCGGCCGGTCCGGCGGGGGCGTCACCGCCGAGCTGGACGACACGCTCTGGGAGGACGTGCTCGCCACCAACCTCACCTCGGTGTTCCGGGTGACCCGCGAGGTGCTGCGGGCCGGCGGCATGCGCGAGGCCGGGTGGGGCCGCATCGTCAACATCGCCTCGACCGCCGGCAAGCAGGGCGTCGCGCTCGCGGCGCCGTACACCGCCTCCAAGCACGGGGTGGTCGGCTTCACCAAGGCGGTCGGGTTCGAGCTGGCCGGCACCGGCGTCACCGTCAACGCGGTGTGCCCCGGGTACGTGGAGACGCCGATGGCGGTCCGGGTGCGTCAGGGGTACGCGGCACACTGGCAGACCACCGAGGACGCGGTGCGGCAGCGGTTCGAGGCGAAGATCCCGCTGGGCCGGTACTCGACGCCGGAGGAGGTGGCCGGGCTGGTCGGCTACCTGGTCACCGACACGGCCGCCTCGCTCACCGGGCAGGCGCTGAACGTCTGCGGCGGTCTCGGGAACTACTGA
- a CDS encoding zinc-binding dehydrogenase has protein sequence MTLHQDSRTRRYEGREPVVPVEVDVKALVTSADEPDGLRLESVPEPRPAPGEALVEVHAVAVNRADLLLAARQPPGARLGLDVAGTVVRAADDGTGPPVGTPVAGVAASTGWAQLAAVRTDRLAAVPAEVTPTVAAAVPVAGLTALYALRRAGWLLGRAVLVTGASGGVGGFVADLAAAGGGAVLGWVGTPERGRHLTERGHRVHAGYAAPPQGAVDVVVDSVGGPVFREAFVRLRRGGVAVVFGNTVRADLVLPPDWGHARAGVRLEHLFLLDELERHGADEDLATLFGLVVDGRLRPHVGLQADWTDAATAVRALLERRVTGRVVLTL, from the coding sequence GTGACCCTCCACCAGGACTCCAGGACCCGCCGGTACGAAGGGCGGGAACCCGTCGTACCGGTGGAGGTCGATGTGAAAGCACTGGTCACGTCCGCGGACGAGCCCGACGGACTCCGACTGGAGTCCGTACCCGAGCCCCGGCCGGCGCCCGGTGAGGCGCTCGTCGAGGTGCACGCCGTCGCGGTGAACCGCGCGGACCTTCTGCTCGCCGCCCGGCAGCCACCCGGCGCCCGGCTCGGGTTGGACGTCGCCGGCACGGTGGTCCGCGCCGCCGACGACGGCACCGGACCACCGGTCGGCACACCCGTCGCGGGCGTGGCCGCCTCGACCGGGTGGGCACAGCTCGCGGCCGTGCGCACCGACCGGCTCGCGGCGGTGCCGGCCGAGGTGACCCCGACCGTCGCGGCGGCGGTGCCGGTGGCCGGACTGACCGCCCTGTACGCGCTGCGGCGCGCCGGATGGCTGCTGGGCCGCGCGGTGCTGGTGACCGGTGCCAGCGGCGGCGTCGGCGGCTTCGTGGCGGACCTGGCGGCGGCCGGCGGCGGCGCCGTCCTGGGCTGGGTGGGCACCCCGGAACGCGGCCGGCACCTGACCGAGCGGGGCCACCGGGTGCACGCCGGATACGCGGCACCGCCGCAGGGCGCGGTCGACGTCGTCGTGGACAGCGTCGGCGGGCCGGTGTTCCGGGAGGCGTTCGTGCGGTTGCGCCGAGGCGGGGTGGCGGTGGTCTTCGGCAACACCGTGCGCGCCGACCTGGTCCTGCCGCCGGACTGGGGTCACGCCCGCGCCGGGGTACGCCTGGAGCACCTGTTCCTCCTCGACGAGCTGGAACGGCACGGGGCCGACGAGGACCTGGCGACGCTGTTCGGGCTCGTGGTGGACGGGCGGCTTCGTCCGCACGTCGGGTTGCAGGCGGACTGGACCGATGCCGCCACGGCGGTGCGGGCCCTGCTGGAGCGCCGGGTCACCGGCCGCGTCGTACTCACCCTGTGA
- a CDS encoding BTAD domain-containing putative transcriptional regulator: MTDFRILGPLQVTIDGRPVPIGAPKQQALLVTLLWRVNEEVPLDELYPRLWGDRPPARPAAALHVHVARLRAVLGDRPGVPANSPRPRVRSLGGGYALRTPPETVDLHRFRTSARRAEQARLGDDPAGELTHVRAALAQWQEDPARPSTVESLAVVPSLAEEVTPVLVEERLRLLERRYELELATRPPGELVAELRALVVAYPVCERLWCLLVTALQRAGDRAAALAAYERARATLRTRLGLTPGPELEAVYRRVAGDGWHTHTDLPPVDADREPRGPGWTAVAAALAGREAGTALPLVCLAGPPGPDRTADVAALARRLRATFPDGQWYVRLTDPAGRPCDPAEVLAGLLRRSGLAADAVPRHRRELVTAYRARLADRRVLLVLDDVRDAEQVYDLLPGTSRCAVLTVGDTVVPELVALHGARPFAPQAWGGPPASRHGGPGERPAATAHVSSPQQGP, encoded by the coding sequence GTGACCGACTTTCGCATTCTCGGGCCGCTGCAGGTCACAATCGACGGACGACCGGTGCCGATCGGCGCCCCGAAACAACAGGCACTCCTGGTGACGCTGCTGTGGCGGGTCAACGAGGAGGTGCCGCTGGACGAGCTCTACCCCCGGTTGTGGGGTGACCGCCCACCGGCCCGACCCGCCGCCGCACTGCACGTGCACGTGGCCCGGCTGCGCGCGGTGCTCGGCGACCGGCCCGGAGTGCCGGCGAACTCGCCCCGCCCCCGGGTGCGGTCCCTCGGTGGTGGCTACGCGCTGCGTACCCCGCCGGAGACCGTCGACCTGCACCGGTTCCGCACCTCCGCCCGTAGGGCGGAACAGGCCCGACTCGGCGACGACCCGGCCGGCGAACTCACCCACGTCCGGGCGGCGTTGGCGCAGTGGCAGGAGGATCCGGCGCGACCGTCCACCGTGGAGTCTCTCGCGGTGGTGCCCTCGCTCGCCGAGGAGGTCACCCCGGTGCTGGTCGAGGAGCGGTTACGGCTGCTCGAACGACGCTACGAACTGGAGCTGGCCACCCGGCCGCCCGGTGAACTCGTGGCGGAACTGCGGGCCCTGGTCGTCGCGTACCCGGTGTGCGAACGGCTGTGGTGCCTGCTGGTCACCGCGCTGCAACGTGCCGGTGACCGGGCGGCGGCCCTGGCCGCGTACGAGCGGGCCCGCGCGACACTGCGGACCCGACTGGGGCTGACGCCCGGGCCGGAGCTGGAGGCGGTGTACCGGCGGGTCGCCGGGGACGGCTGGCACACGCACACCGACCTACCGCCGGTCGACGCCGACCGGGAGCCGCGCGGCCCCGGCTGGACGGCCGTCGCCGCCGCGCTGGCCGGTCGGGAGGCCGGCACCGCGCTGCCCCTGGTGTGCCTCGCCGGTCCGCCCGGCCCGGACCGCACCGCCGACGTGGCGGCGCTGGCACGCCGGCTGCGCGCGACGTTCCCGGACGGGCAGTGGTACGTGCGCCTGACCGACCCCGCCGGTCGGCCGTGTGACCCGGCCGAGGTGCTCGCCGGGCTGCTGCGACGCTCCGGTCTGGCCGCCGACGCCGTGCCACGGCACCGCCGGGAACTGGTCACCGCGTACCGGGCCCGGCTCGCCGACCGGCGTGTGCTGCTGGTGCTGGACGACGTCCGCGACGCCGAGCAGGTGTACGACCTGCTGCCGGGCACTTCCCGGTGCGCGGTGCTGACCGTCGGCGACACGGTGGTGCCGGAGCTGGTGGCGCTGCACGGCGCCCGCCCGTTCGCGCCGCAGGCGTGGGGCGGCCCGCCCGCCTCCCGGCACGGTGGGCCCGGGGAGCGTCCGGCCGCCACCGCGCACGTCTCATCGCCGCAACAGGGTCCGTAG
- a CDS encoding FAD-dependent oxidoreductase yields MTAVEHRPLVVVGAGPAGLSTAIFASLHGVRPLVVERRAGTSTGVKATGQYPHTMEALRVAGLVDRIRDLSRPDRTEFSMVLAPRLGGPVTRTLVSGRELTMRHVSPEEWGTASQSGAEAALAERARDLGAEVRFGTRLLGLAQDDDGVTAFLEETETGTRHRVRAPYLVAADGWRSPVRESLGVPLQGRGVVGQVLRVLFKADLSEPLAHTPGAADGSRFAAFHVNRAVLFNTEIPGLYGYFRNLTPELPEGWHRSREAIARQITVDLGLDADLPMDITEYGETSIACAVAERFQVERVLLAGDAAHVMPPTGGLGGNTAIMDGWYLGWRLAAVVQGWAGPDLLSTYQAERGPYARLLVEQQFANLVERVAPELRDDSVPAPLPPAVLAFGYRYPAGAVLLEPGDDGTLVEDPTTATGRPGSRAPFLPLTGPDGADTSTTALFGTGFVLLTGSAGAAWAEPARQAAERLGVPLVVHTIGPTGEYADRDGQFDARYGIGPDGATLVRPDRFVAWRAVGPLPDPEARLEQVLRTLLRR; encoded by the coding sequence GTGACCGCCGTCGAGCACCGGCCGCTGGTGGTGGTCGGTGCCGGCCCGGCCGGTCTGAGCACCGCCATCTTCGCGAGCCTGCACGGGGTGCGTCCCCTGGTCGTGGAGCGCCGCGCCGGCACGTCGACCGGGGTCAAGGCGACCGGTCAGTACCCGCACACCATGGAGGCGCTGCGGGTGGCCGGCCTGGTGGACCGGATCCGCGACCTGAGCCGTCCGGACCGTACCGAGTTCTCCATGGTGCTCGCGCCCCGACTGGGCGGCCCGGTCACCAGGACGCTGGTCAGCGGCCGGGAGCTGACCATGCGGCACGTGTCGCCCGAGGAGTGGGGGACGGCCAGCCAGTCCGGTGCGGAGGCCGCTCTCGCCGAGCGGGCCCGTGACCTCGGCGCCGAGGTGCGCTTCGGCACCCGGCTGCTCGGCCTGGCGCAGGACGACGACGGTGTGACCGCGTTCCTGGAGGAGACCGAGACCGGTACGCGTCACCGGGTGCGGGCGCCGTACCTGGTCGCGGCCGACGGCTGGCGCAGCCCGGTGCGGGAGTCGCTCGGCGTACCCCTGCAGGGGCGTGGCGTGGTGGGGCAGGTCCTGCGGGTGCTGTTCAAGGCCGACCTCAGCGAGCCGCTGGCGCACACGCCCGGTGCCGCCGACGGCTCCCGGTTCGCGGCCTTCCACGTCAACCGGGCGGTGCTGTTCAACACCGAGATCCCCGGCCTGTACGGCTACTTCCGCAACCTCACCCCGGAGCTGCCGGAGGGCTGGCACCGGTCCCGGGAAGCGATCGCCCGGCAGATCACCGTCGACCTGGGACTCGACGCGGACCTGCCGATGGACATCACCGAGTACGGCGAGACCTCGATCGCCTGCGCGGTCGCCGAACGGTTCCAGGTGGAGCGGGTGCTGCTGGCCGGCGACGCCGCCCACGTGATGCCGCCGACCGGCGGGCTCGGCGGCAACACGGCGATCATGGACGGGTGGTACCTGGGCTGGCGGCTCGCCGCCGTGGTCCAGGGCTGGGCGGGGCCCGACCTGCTCTCGACGTACCAGGCCGAACGGGGGCCGTACGCCCGGCTGCTCGTCGAGCAGCAGTTCGCCAACCTGGTCGAGCGGGTGGCGCCGGAGCTGCGCGACGACAGCGTGCCCGCCCCGCTGCCACCGGCCGTGCTCGCCTTCGGCTACCGGTACCCGGCCGGTGCGGTCCTGCTCGAACCCGGCGACGACGGCACGCTCGTGGAGGACCCGACCACGGCGACCGGCCGGCCCGGATCGCGGGCGCCCTTCCTGCCGCTCACCGGCCCGGACGGCGCCGACACCTCGACGACGGCACTGTTCGGCACGGGGTTCGTGCTGCTGACCGGGTCGGCGGGGGCCGCCTGGGCGGAACCGGCGAGGCAGGCCGCCGAGCGGCTCGGCGTGCCCCTGGTCGTGCACACGATCGGCCCGACGGGGGAGTACGCCGACCGGGACGGCCAGTTCGACGCCCGCTACGGCATCGGGCCCGACGGCGCCACGCTGGTGCGGCCGGACCGTTTCGTGGCCTGGCGGGCGGTGGGCCCGTTGCCCGATCCCGAGGCGCGGCTGGAGCAGGTGCTACGGACCCTGTTGCGGCGATGA
- a CDS encoding zinc-binding dehydrogenase, with translation MRVIRYSEHGGPEVLTVDKVPVPEPGEGQLRVRVEAVGVNFIETQLRSGTAPFPSPVPSAPRGDVVGRVEAAGPGAHRFAVGDRLAAWGVADAYADHVLVTDGQAVAVPDDVSAPVATALASTAQVAANVLSVGRLAPGESVLVHAAAGAIGHLVTQLAKLRGAGTVIGTVGSPEKAAFVRDHGADVVVDYTAPDWAEQVRAATGGAGVDVVLDSVEGPVFAPSLALLKPLGRLVYYGFAGADGDVARVALTDLLGLKSIVGTAFDAWLAAAPEEAERHQRELTELVRDGRLRVAVHAVLPLEEAAQAHRLIEDRRQLGRVVLVP, from the coding sequence ATGCGCGTCATCCGTTACTCCGAGCACGGCGGTCCCGAGGTGTTGACCGTCGACAAGGTGCCGGTGCCGGAGCCCGGCGAGGGCCAGTTGCGCGTCCGGGTCGAGGCCGTGGGCGTCAACTTCATCGAGACCCAGCTGCGCTCCGGCACCGCACCGTTCCCGTCACCGGTGCCCAGTGCGCCGCGCGGGGACGTGGTGGGCCGGGTGGAGGCGGCCGGACCGGGCGCGCACCGCTTCGCGGTCGGCGACCGGCTGGCCGCCTGGGGCGTGGCCGACGCGTACGCCGACCACGTCCTCGTCACCGACGGGCAGGCCGTCGCCGTACCCGACGACGTGTCGGCGCCGGTCGCCACCGCGCTCGCCTCGACCGCCCAGGTCGCCGCGAACGTGCTCAGCGTCGGCCGGCTCGCCCCCGGCGAGTCGGTGCTCGTGCACGCCGCCGCCGGGGCGATCGGGCACCTGGTGACCCAACTGGCGAAGCTGCGCGGCGCCGGGACCGTGATCGGCACGGTCGGCTCGCCGGAGAAGGCGGCGTTCGTCCGCGACCACGGTGCCGACGTCGTGGTCGACTACACCGCACCGGACTGGGCCGAGCAGGTGCGGGCGGCGACCGGTGGCGCCGGAGTGGACGTGGTCCTGGACAGCGTCGAAGGGCCGGTGTTCGCACCCAGCCTCGCGTTGCTGAAACCGCTCGGCCGTCTGGTCTACTACGGATTCGCGGGCGCCGACGGCGACGTGGCGCGGGTCGCCCTGACCGATTTGCTCGGTCTCAAGAGCATCGTGGGCACCGCGTTCGACGCCTGGCTCGCCGCCGCCCCCGAGGAGGCGGAACGCCATCAGCGGGAGCTGACCGAGCTGGTCCGGGACGGCCGGCTGCGGGTGGCGGTGCACGCGGTCCTGCCCCTGGAGGAGGCGGCGCAGGCACACCGGCTCATCGAGGACCGTCGCCAGCTCGGCCGCGTGGTGCTGGTCCCGTGA